A segment of the Gossypium hirsutum isolate 1008001.06 chromosome D10, Gossypium_hirsutum_v2.1, whole genome shotgun sequence genome:
CTTCTATTTCTGCtaatgttaatttttatatatatacacacacaccaTCGATCCAGAAAGGATATGTTTTTTGGGGGGGTTAAAATTCTGAACCACGTGCATGAAAGAATGAGTATATTGTCAGCAAAAGTTGGCCGTCCAAAGCAGCATAACTTGTGGAAACTATTcttgtttcatatatatatatatagagagagagagagagagagagagagagagagagagagagtgtgtAAATATAGGATAGTCACTGGTTTACTTAATACCACAAAGAAGAAAGAGTAGAGAGAAACGTTTATATAATTATCTCAACATTCAGCTTTCAATATTTTCACCTCTATCATGTTGGCTACCAAAAGGTTCTTGTACTTTctaatttagtcactaattaaatTGGAATGGAAAATGTGGAAtgcataccatttcaatttgcaAAATATGATATGGATGATCTTCTGCCTTACACCTATATATCCTTAAAAAGTTAGGTCTAGTGACTTTCATTCATGATTCATTCATGTTCAAAATTTATgattgtatttttcaaaaatttagtttTCAATGTTGGAACATATGCTCTCCTACTATTGCACCTAACACTTATCCGCATATCAAACATCTAATCAATAAATAACATGCAAATAttctttctatttcattttacaacccaatataattcatatgtatatacTGTAAAAGGgaagttatattattatttatcatttaattcaaattaaaaatgatttagtaTAGATAATATTAATTGGACTTCAATTATCAAATAAGTATGAATTAAATATGTGCAGATACTCAAAGTAgttaattaatacataaaaattgaGAGACCCaacttttttgaaatatttatgtgttgctttggaatattaaagtCACAAACTCATTCCAGTATGTTTTTGTATCTAGTTTCTTTTTTAATGATTTGATATGATAAATCATAATAGATAAAATTAACcgttaaattgatattatattaaggATATTTGTGTGTATATGGTGAGAGGGaattattttttgttctttttgaaaTACAAACAAGTCTGAATTGAACTTCAAATTTACAAGCAAAAGTGTTGCATTTAATGGTGAGCCATCGTTGGCTCTCCTCTTTATTTGTTTGGTTTTGTAAACCATTCATCTTTCTTTAAGTCGACCTCAAAAGGGATATGGTAGGTTACCTTTTATGGATATATGGTTTTCACTTTTGACCAATCTTTTCACTATCATGCTTtcccaaaatttaatattaataccatctttttaatttagtcttcaCTAGACATGATTAAAgtgaaataaaacataaaattcaaaatcattaattgtccaaaAAGTCACGAAATTAATCGTACAAAACACATAAGtgtatgtaaaattatttttaatttacattatACATTAATATTATTGCCAAATGAGACTATCGCATCTTACTCAAAACTTTTGAAGCTAAATTCACTCATTTCGATTTGAGATGATATGCCATCATCCTTTCACTAACTAAAAAATTTAGTGTTATAAGAAATCAGGTATGAAGTTTTTATAAATGATGAGAAGTTGTCTCCTAAATGCCAAGAGGATGGATAAATGGTAGTAAAGCATCTAGGGTGGGCAAATGAGGTTCAAAATCAAATCTTGTCatgcaaatattaaaaaaagaaataataattggGTAGAAGAATAaagtttttttgaattttgagcaCTTGGATTCTATCTAAAAAAGGTTGCCACCATCTAGACTTCACTTCTgtgtgattaatattttaatatgcatatcaaattttgaaataatcaAAAGGCTAATAATCAACTAACCATTGGTACAATGATACCCCTTCCCCAAAATAAAGAACCAATGACCAGAATCTAACTTGGGAGGGTGATGTATGTCGACATTTCAGAGCAGAAACGAGAGCTCTTTTTCTAAATATCGGGTTATTATAGGAACTTATATTATGTTACACAAATACAGATGGCTTTCATTGCCCTAATATTTAATGGCAAAAGCATAAAATGCCTGTAACCAGGCAAAGGCTTTTTACCACACTAAATTCTGAGAAGATTACTATTACATATATTGTAGCTTCTATTATTACACATCAGATCTGCCAGGCATTTTAGCTTAAAATGGGTTGCTGCTGCATCCATGCCATTGCCATTTGCCATGACTATTTGTTATTATGATCGCCAGACATTCTTCTAAAAGAAACACGATCCCCTCTTTCTTCTAAAAGAAACACGATCCCCCCTAGGAGACTCTCCTCGGCTTCCAATTTCAAGTCCCTTAACAAAATGATGAATGGTGCATTAAGCATACAATAAAAAAGCTTCAACTTGTGACTGATAttttcctaaccaagtcttaaccGAAAAGCAAGCAAAATTAACCACCTTATGGCTTATTCTTCCATGCTAAATCCTGTACCATCTGAAGCCCCTGCAGCAAATAGACCAAAGAAATTAATAGTGTTGTCTATTGAGATACAATAATGAAAATTACGAAACCTTATACTTGTTGGAATCGTGATGGATCATTGGGTGATGGTGCCACTGGTAATTGTCCGTAACCAAGTTCCTGTAAAATCCAAAGATACAAAAAAGGAGACTTATGAGACAATGAATTATTACAGGAAAGTGAAAACAAGAATGCTTTACAAAACTGTAAAAGAAGGGTTGGAAAGGAAAACAGAGAATATTTATTGTAAAACAATTTGACAACTAGTTAACCCAGTGACAATCAACATGTTTCTTGAGGTTTTCTCGTTTTTTGGCTGGCCTGTTAATATAAAGTTTACCTGTGTACTTTGTTGATTTCTAACTCCAGAAGTTTTGAAAAAGAGAAGGGttgccaaagaaaaaaaagaagaaataaactaCAATTTTATTGAAAATCAATTTGGCAACTAGTTAACCCGGCGACGATCAACTTCTTGAGGTTCTCTTTATTTGGCAGGGCTGTTAAATATAAAGTTTACCTGTGTACTTTGTTGATTTCTAACTCCAGAAGCTGGATACTGGAATTCCACAAAGTAGAATTAGCATTGCATAACGAGTTATCTAATACAATAAAACCCagttaaaaaaagtcaaaaaccAACCGCTGTGGGATAGATAGGATGCTGTAACTGGTGAGGATGGCGAATCTGCGTCTGAAGCTGGGTTTGCAGCTGTGCCTGTTGTGAAGCTTGCTGAGCAGCATGTAACTGAGTTTGAGGTTGTTGAACAGGTGGCTtttgttgttgctgctgctgttgttcaAACAAAGTTAATTCTTCAGGCTTCTCCCACTGCATAAGGATTCGAATTAAATAAATCAgttaattaagaaataatttGCCAACAGTTAACCGGAAATCAAATTCATGTCTCACCTTGCTTTCACGTGTTAGACTGTTATGATAGTATTTGAACCCGTCAGGTGAAGTATGCTCTGTCCAATGACATTCTACTACCGGTTTCATAGCAGCAGATGCAGATGAAGGAACATCTGTACCGGGTGTTTTGGCAGGAGCGCTGCCAACAGCCTGCGGCATCATACCAGCCCACTGACAATGCACCAACCATAATCCTCAGAGTAAATTAATTACAGCACAACTTTCACAAGGCATGTTGACATGAATATATGAGATACACGTGAAGGAGAGTTACTATCCAATGATAACCCGGGAATTTAAAAtccttaaatttttattgaagcAGGAtacttttagaaaatattttttctaaagAACTCTTTTGAGCTGAAATTAAAATCGACTTGGTTTTAGAAGCCTCATTGCCACAATTTAcctcaaaaaataatataattcctGTGTGAACCCAAAAATTATAGGCCCACATACCTGATGTTTAGAAGCCTGAGAATTCTGCCGCAATGTCATATTTTGATTTGAAGGTTGCATCAGCTGCAATTGTTGCTGCAGCTGAGAAAATGCCTGCTGAGATGATTGGAAGCTTGCTTGCAGAGTTTGTGTTTGTTGAGACAGCATCAGCGCTAGCTGAGAAGGGGATTGCTGAAGTGGTTGCAGCGGCTGCTGCTGGTTAGGAGCAGGTAACTGTTGTTGATTTGCAGCACTGGCCGCAGAATTGGGCGGTAAGTTGACATTCAAAGGGTTTTGTAGTGCTGCACCAGATGAAACATTCGGCTGAACCAGTGGCCGAGACGCAGGCAACTGGCCACTCAAACCAGCTAAATGTTGTGAGGGAAGAGCTTGACTGAAGGGAGTATGACTAGCAGGAGGAACTTGAAGTTGACCAACATGTGAAGTTTGTGTCTGCGAGTATGACATAGGTGCTTGGGGGTGTAGTTGAAAGGAAGGCGGTAGATTCTGAGGTGATTCAAGGGGATTCTGTAAAGGTGAAATCTGGTGACCAACAGTTGGAATTTGTGATGAAGATTGATTAAATCCCTGAAATGAAACAAACCTAATTCAATCTTAAATGAAACATGAAGAATGTGAAAGCATAAAAAGCATGTCAATTTTTCACAAACCTGTACTGAAGTAGATGAAGATGAAACTGAAAGGCCAGGAAGAGAACCATCTGAAGGGCCACCAAAAGGAGCACCCTAGTGTTTTTTAAGCATAGTTAGCCAGAGTTtgcatgtaaaaaaaaattagaaataagaaaatttccaAACAACACCAAAATCGATGATTGACAACCTTTCAAAAGGCCAAGCATAAAAGAACTAATAGGATAAAGATGAAGAGTATGACCGCAAGCCCATGGCTTTCAGGCTCCAATTATCCAAATGACAGTTAAATCTAATTATAGGTTATTTACAATTCTTTAGAAAGAATCTTGCTTTgatggaaaggaaaagaaatttaGCACCTCAATGATAAGAACAAAAATCTAGAATCAACCCTAAAAGGAGTTTCTAACTGTCCAAGGTAGATTGCTCAAACTAAAATAATAACTTCAACATAACATCCACAAAATATGTTATCACATGCCATTAAGGAGAAATATGGCTGATTAACACAATTTCATAGTAAAAATTAGAAATGTGCCAGCCAAGCTTTCTTACTGGATTTAAAGGTATTGCTAGGTCAGCAGACCTAGGTAGCAACTGGTTCCCCATACTCCGAATGCCAGGATTAGAAGTTGGTCCCATATTCTGTGGACTCATAGGGTGCCAAGCAGTAGGTGGAACACGATCCCCCATTGCATCACCAAAGTTGGGTGCTGGTCTGTAAAGGATAACAAGAAAACAGAAGTTCAGAAATGCAAGCCAAACGACAAAAGGAGATAGCTTAACCCTTGAAAACATTAGACTTTTCTTGGGTACCTAGGCCTTGGTGTTTGGAAACGAGGACCAAAACCTGGACCTCCAAATGTAGCAGCACCACCCCTGGAAAGGAAGCAAGTTAAGAAACAGCCtacaattaattcaatcaaaGTGTAACATAGAAAAGAGGCTAACAGTGAATTGACAAACGGATAGACAACCAACTTTCATCTATAATGAAAGGTAAAAACATGTCCTTCAAAAGAAACACCAATAGCAAATCATCAAAGGCTGGCCCTTTCCCATTTACATCCCACTGTACAAGTTTACACATAAAGAAGTGCATTTAAGGAAAACCTTGAGTCTCCAGGTCCTTGCCGGGGCCTCTTAGGATCAGCAAAACGGACAGTTAATGGTTGATCACAACCCTAAGATATAGAAAACAAAATAATGAATAGGTAGTTCAATAATATAATCAGCAAACACAACATTAAAAAAGAAGTAACGATGCTTACTCTCATTGTATAAATTCCATTGAGAGCATCTATAGCTGCTAGTGCCATTTCTCTATCAGAGTATTTAACAAACCCACAGCCTTCAAAATGAATGTAATAAATATTTGAGAGAAGAAAAGTGGAAACATGAAATTACATAAACATATAAGACCTGAACATagattattgaaaagaaaaaaacaattcatcaaatccaaGATGGTCATGTAAATATAGAACTCAAGGACACACCACGACTCTGCTTTGATTCGTCACGCATGAGGTAAACATCTTCAACTCGACCAAATCGAGAAAAAATCTGCCAATGGAACAACAATTACTAGTTTGGTAACATGtataaaaatgaagaaaaaagaaaactaaaattaaccAGTTAATAATGGCAACGTACATAGGTTATGCGTAACAAGGAGAAAGAAAAACCATATACCAATTGAAGTGATACCACAAAAGGTcattagaaataaataatttctttCACACCAGCATGTAAAAGCGACAgcataattaaacaaataaagtaTTTATATAACATACTTCCTGAACATCCATTTCAGTAGCTTGTTTGTTCAGCGACCCAACAAACAATTTGTACTCAACTGCACCTGTCATTAAGGAAAAAAGAATCTGTCATGGAGAAATTAGACCATGTATGAAAAGCAGCATAACCATGGACCATTATGTATAATATGCTTGGATTATGTAACACACAAGATGATGTGCATAAACAAGTCTAGACTTTGAAAAACTTCCACTTGACAACTATGCCTTTACAAAGGGATTACACTCCCTCCATTCTGAATTTAAAGGACGTCAGAAAAATCATGGCAAATAAGGGATCAGCGTTAACAAGGGCATGCAGCATCTAAATTCAAAAACCGCACGTCACTAAAAGTGAGTGCCATGGATGTTACGTGCATAAGGCTGGAAATTAAATGAGAATATACTGGCATGTAACAACCAAAAAGATCATTTATTGACacattcacacatataaattacagatcaagcttcaaaaccctaCAAATATGCAATAATTACCAAGGCGTTCTCGCTCCCCATCAGCATATCTGACTTGGATAGGACCCACTCCCTGTGAATATGACAACGAGAATGTACAATAATTCAGTTGTAAGAGTTCAAAATCATTTCAGAATACATACATGGACAAAAAACAACGCAAGAGGCAAAAGACCTCACCCCAGGCAGGGTATGTTGATTGTGTAAGGCTCTGATAGCCCTATCGGCTTCTTCTAAGGTTGCATATTTTATAAAACAACATCCTGCACAACCACAGCGTTTTAATTCTGATTTTGTTAGATCACTTGCACCCCCACAGATGGTGCAGATAGGCAGGCACATAAAATATCacaaaaccataaaataaatgtCATGGAATTATGCCATTACAGTTGCATAAGAATGTCACTAGCGAAGGTGGggaaatatccaaaatatcaaaattaccaTGAAATCTATTTTCATTCAGCACAACCCACAGAAAAGTAAAATGAATGTCAACCACCACATCCGAATGTTCAAAAGAGAAATATCTTCAACCAAATCATTCGTATCTCTTTCTAGGCAGCACATGACACAAATATAACAATGTACAGGATATCCCTGCCAGATAACCCCTTAACAGAACATAGCAGAACTAgataatatgtaatatataagTGGCAGAGTTCTTTAGAACAAATTTGTTGCTAAATCATAATTTGccttcaacaaaaaaaaaaaaaaaatcatttaagacAAGACAGCAGAGATAGTTTTCTTTTTATAAGTAGACGATTAATAGAAAAAGAGCCCAATAAGAACAACAGGGCATAATTCCTTCTTGCAGAAAATAGCACCATCTCAACATCCTATTCTTGTGACAATATACGCTGCAAACCTACATAGAAAATAACTTTCAACCATGCAACTAATCAACCAACATATTGCTACTCTCAAGAAAAAGACCCATAAGCACAAAATCTTGCCagtaattgtattttaaatccaTGTAATAATCCAGATAAAGCTGGAAGCTGAATCAATTTGCCATGACAATAAGCATCACTGTGCTTGCAAGCAGGACTTCATGGGCACAAGTAGAAAGGAATTTTATCAAACATTAAAGAGAACAGCAAGGCAAGCACCCATATATCATCTTATATTTCCACTCTTTTAATTTTCCCACAGATTGAGCCACACAGACATACGATGCTAACATACTCCAAAAGGAACCATCAGTCACTAACATTACAAGCTCACAACACAAGAATATTCAAATCTTAACTCTACCTCTCCCCAACCAGCTCCAAACAAATAACAAAAAGGTTTCAACACCAAGCCCTAGTGCACGGAGAAGCGAGAACTCAACTATTTGTCACTCACATTAGACAACGTGATGGTATGTCAAGCTACGTTATAGCTCTCCCAATGGGCCCAAAAAAGATAAATCAATGTGTAGAGCACAAGCGCCAAGCACAACCGAAATCTAGGTTCCGACGAACCTAGAAACAAAGAACAAGCATTTTAGGCCTCCCCTTCATCAGTTGCTTCCTGCTCTATCCAAACAAATCTCTCACAATACATTTTCTAGGAATCTAGCCAAGCAAATAACATAAGAAGGCTATGCACATGACCAAGTAAGAGATAATGAGCAGCACTAAGCTAGCTTTGCAGATAAGACATCCGTCTTGTTTAAACTATTAACTCATTCATGTatggaaataaaaaattaacctaGAAACGTCATTAGTATACTTAAAGTAGAAATATTCATACCAAACAAAAGGAATATGGGATTCCACCATCTCCACACAAATTTCAAGAATCAAATTGGTTCATCAAGCATATATTCTCACTTGACAAGCACAAGAAACCAAGTGCCATGTAGTAACTCTACCCAAAATTCATAATTGTATTGCTGCTTTGGATTTGAATGAATAAATAAGAATAATGCACATAGATCAGACCTATTAAGGTTCTACCTAATCGTACCAAGACAGAATCATCAAAGCATTCACTTCACCAAGCATCTATGAGTATATAGACTTAGTCACTCAGAGAAGACATCAATCTTCACCAAACATACAAGTAATTCCCATGAGAATGGACCATAGTTCTCTCTGAATAATGTATAACCAAACCTGACTTGACGGCTCacaactataaataataaataaaaaagaacgaACCAAAATGATAAATGGATTGAAAATAGCAGAGCAGAATTGctgaaaatacaataaaataagtgGAGAACATAACAAGGAATTTTCATTAAAGGTTAACCTCTACTGCAGTGTTTAACCACAAGCAGGAGCAAAATTGTTTCACAAAGCCATCCGATAGAAAAGAACAACAATTTCACGTAACCATGCTGCACAATTCTAGAATCCAAACCTCCATGTTGGTTTAAATTCAAACACATCCATTCCTCCACGCACATTACAACATTCACATTACACAACAGCATTCAAaccatgaaaaagaaaatgagttcCCTGAATGAGAAATCCATCAGCATTCTCACTATCTGGCACAAAAGGCAAGCACTAATGATACaatcaacaatggaaactatagataaataaataaataaaaaccaagaAGCAACCAAAATCTGAGCAGGGCAGCAATTATATTATAAATGGGACATGACAggtggaataaaataaaaatcaatgagTTCAAACTACACAATCCTATTGGTATCACATAAATTTAGggaaattcaaaagaaaaaatgatTAGGGCAACCACAAAGCCAGCCTGGAGCATAAGCGCAAATTTGCTGATTAAATAACCAATGCTAACTGCTGCATCAGGTTGCAGTCACAAgatgcagcagcagcagcaactaACTTTCTATTGTAGAAAAGAGAATTCCCACGGAACTTTTAGTAATATTATAAGGATAGAAATCGATACAGAAAATGAGCCGGCAACCAATATAGACTAGCCATCCAACCGATAAAAATAATTCAACCAACATGCCCAAATACAGAGTCACCAAAAAATCAACTCCCATGCACATAAATCAATCCCAAAAAAGTGTGATGCCTGTAAAGCTCCAAGTAACAAAGCATAGAATCAAGGAATTTGCAACACACAGAACTGAATAATCATCCATATCACATAAACATCCAAATTCAAATCCATCTAAACAGAATAAAACTGGTCCATAGAAATTTCAACCCCcgtattaaaataagaattaccAGATTCTCCAAGATAGAAGTCAACCACAGAAATCCTCCAACCAACAATATGACATAAACCATTCAACACAACAATCATAGAGTTACTTGTTTTTACATAATACAAAAGCAGCACATCCTTCAATGTATATATGTAGATATACTACAGTAATGGAAATAAACACTGCCATGAAAGTTTATTGTTGGCTAATGCCCTCACAACAGAATCCATTATTTCAAGGACAGGTTCCATTTCTGGTACAAGTTCCCTACTTTTTTCTATACATAAACCAGTTTTTAGCGAGTTTACATTTCTCTCCTTGTTTGACAGGAGTGACATAAAAAAAGGAGGTAGCAACCAAAACCAACAAGCGCGGAACTTGTATCAAAAACAAACTGAGACGAAGATGAGCTTAAGTTTGCTCCTATCAGCCTCTCAGCACACCTGAAATAAGATAGGTATAATAACAAATATCCAAGGATGAAACAACATTCATACATACCTTGAGGTAGGCcagtttttttatcttttattaaagCAACCTCTATCACATCTCCATGTTCTTCAAATAAGTGCCGAATCTGACAAAAGatgaataaataatatcatttgtACAGGAAATAATACCAAAAAGTCCAAAATGCAAAATAGCTTAATATTACATGGCATTAATGCTTAAATGGTATTCATTCGATATATCGACATCCAGCATATGAAGATAAGTGAATCAAATTACATATCTGGAAGCAAAAGAAGAGTACAAACAGGAGTATGATAGTTTCAAAAGTATCATGCAAAAAATGAACTGACTTACATCCTCTTCTCTAGCCGTCCTTGGTACAGATCCCACAAAAAGTTTGGCAAAATTGCCCCCACCGCCAGCACCACCAAATCGATCTTgacaaagcaaaaagaaaataaaaaaaaagtataagtaGATAAAATACGTAATGTAATGGTCTGGGGATGCAATTATTATGGTCAGAATTCAGTAAAGAAGGATAAAATTCGAATATGGAAAGCAGAATTCAAGATAAATGATCTGTAGCTAAAACCATACATGCAGCCAAGGAACAAAAAATTCAAGTAAATATTGAGAACTTGGTAAATTTATACTTCAAAACGAAAGTCCATCAAATAGAAGCAAATGCTAAGGAAAATGCCCTAAAATCTTTGTATTGACGAATTATTCAATTAGTGGAAGCAGTAAATGAGTGAAAAATtacaattgaaaaatataaaataacctGGATTGTAAGCAACAAAACGAACCTCTGTTGGGGGAAACACCTCCACGGCCAGAAAATGGAAAAGGGCGTTTCTGTCCCGTATGAGCTGGCTGCAGATGATGCGGTGAAGGGTTTGGATAATTACCCTCAAAACCACCGGCCATAGGCCAAAAACCTCCCCCTCCTCCGCCACCTCCAATTGGCCGAAAGCCTCCACCTCCGCCAGCGCTGTTGTGATGCTGACGAGGAGGACTATCGAAGGGAcgatgtcctcctcctcctccactgCCACGGAAGTTGCTAGGGCTACGTCGACGGTGTTGGTAGGGATCTTGGGCATCGAACTTATCGTTGAAATTAGTATTGGTATCGGTGTTAATGTTGTTATAGCGGCTCATAGGAGAAGCGTCGGAGAAACGCGAGGGTCCTCTATAGTAACGGTcgtgattattgttattatagtAAGAGTCTTGGTTGTTGTTGGTGGTGGTGTTGTTGCCATCGCCATAGCGGTCGGCTCTGTACCTATCCAGCTTTGCTGAGTGTGTTTAAGCTCAAAGTTGAAGCCCTAAACTTGAAATTTgcagaaattaaaacaaagagaAAATGTTACTAGCAAAAACAAGTTGAAAGAAGAAAATAGATAGAGACCAAAAAGTACGCAAAGTGAAAGAGAATTTTGGTTGGAGTTTTCAAGGGGGCAAAGCAGGTCAGGTCAGGGCAGGACAAGTCTCTTTATATGAAGTAGTTTCTGGGCTCCCTAATAATGGCCCAAATTAATTGTTTTGGTCTTTTAGAGGTCATTTAGCCCAATCTGAATGAAGTTTGAGTTTGATTTTTCGTGCTCTACATCATGAGTTCATTGCCATCTACCAACAAAATATCAGTTCACTCATACGGAGCTTCATTAGAGTCAAACTGAAAATTAAAGTTCGAGTTTTGCTTCTCTAAATATATGCTTTCACATGTAGGAAAACCCTGCAATCACCAACTAAAGTTTGTAAAAGGTGgggggttttttactaaattattataaaaaaaataaaaaataaccaaaatattataacttttttttatttatcaaaatattataaattttttttatttatcaaaatatacaaaaaaaaaacaaaaacctgcaaaaaaaaaaacctgtggCGGCGCCAAAGGTGCCAAAgagattggcggcaccaatggtgccaaagaACTAAAATGTAACTATCTGCAGTTTCAAGGACTTGAcatgtaaatttaccattttgaattttaaaagtgAATTGATGCCGCTATGGGgcgcactaaaattgaaatgtggctaattgccttctaagccctccttatttattattttttttattttcctttaactcacttttttatttaataaacaagccctcaacctatttttgtagttaaataagctcttaatctatgatttttactcataaaagccctttattttattattaaaataaatatattttacctaaagtaaagctatttaaaaaagtataaactaattcgcattttatgtattattttggtaatttgatgagaatagtttatt
Coding sequences within it:
- the LOC107916225 gene encoding flowering time control protein FCA isoform X2 yields the protein MSRYNNINTDTNTNFNDKFDAQDPYQHRRRSPSNFRGSGGGGGHRPFDSPPRQHHNSAGGGGGFRPIGGGGGGGGFWPMAGGFEGNYPNPSPHHLQPAHTGQKRPFPFSGRGGVSPNRDRFGGAGGGGNFAKLFVGSVPRTAREEDIRHLFEEHGDVIEVALIKDKKTGLPQGCCFIKYATLEEADRAIRALHNQHTLPGGVGPIQVRYADGERERLGAVEYKLFVGSLNKQATEMDVQEIFSRFGRVEDVYLMRDESKQSRGCGFVKYSDREMALAAIDALNGIYTMRGCDQPLTVRFADPKRPRQGPGDSRGGAATFGGPGFGPRFQTPRPRPAPNFGDAMGDRVPPTAWHPMSPQNMGPTSNPGIRSMGNQLLPRSADLAIPLNPGAPFGGPSDGSLPGLSVSSSSTSVQGFNQSSSQIPTVGHQISPLQNPLESPQNLPPSFQLHPQAPMSYSQTQTSHVGQLQVPPASHTPFSQALPSQHLAGLSGQLPASRPLVQPNVSSGAALQNPLNVNLPPNSAASAANQQQLPAPNQQQPLQPLQQSPSQLALMLSQQTQTLQASFQSSQQAFSQLQQQLQLMQPSNQNMTLRQNSQASKHQWAGMMPQAVGSAPAKTPGTDVPSSASAAMKPVVECHWTEHTSPDGFKYYHNSLTRESKWEKPEELTLFEQQQQQQQKPPVQQPQTQLHAAQQASQQAQLQTQLQTQIRHPHQLQHPIYPTAYPASGVRNQQSTQELGYGQLPVAPSPNDPSRFQQV
- the LOC107916225 gene encoding flowering time control protein FCA isoform X1, coding for MSRYNNINTDTNTNFNDKFDAQDPYQHRRRSPSNFRGSGGGGGHRPFDSPPRQHHNSAGGGGGFRPIGGGGGGGGFWPMAGGFEGNYPNPSPHHLQPAHTGQKRPFPFSGRGGVSPNRDRFGGAGGGGNFAKLFVGSVPRTAREEDIRHLFEEHGDVIEVALIKDKKTGLPQGCCFIKYATLEEADRAIRALHNQHTLPGGVGPIQVRYADGERERLGAVEYKLFVGSLNKQATEMDVQEIFSRFGRVEDVYLMRDESKQSRGCGFVKYSDREMALAAIDALNGIYTMRGCDQPLTVRFADPKRPRQGPGDSRGGAATFGGPGFGPRFQTPRPRPAPNFGDAMGDRVPPTAWHPMSPQNMGPTSNPGIRSMGNQLLPRSADLAIPLNPGAPFGGPSDGSLPGLSVSSSSTSVQGFNQSSSQIPTVGHQISPLQNPLESPQNLPPSFQLHPQAPMSYSQTQTSHVGQLQVPPASHTPFSQALPSQHLAGLSGQLPASRPLVQPNVSSGAALQNPLNVNLPPNSAASAANQQQLPAPNQQQPLQPLQQSPSQLALMLSQQTQTLQASFQSSQQAFSQLQQQLQLMQPSNQNMTLRQNSQASKHQWAGMMPQAVGSAPAKTPGTDVPSSASAAMKPVVECHWTEHTSPDGFKYYHNSLTRESKWEKPEELTLFEQQQQQQQKPPVQQPQTQLHAAQQASQQAQLQTQLQTQIRHPHQLQHPIYPTAYPASGVRNQQSTQELGYGQLPVAPSPNDPSRFQQGLQMVQDLAWKNKP